The Flexivirga aerilata sequence CGGCGTTGAAGCGGTAGAGGTAGCTCGAGCCGACGCCCGAGTCGGAGGTGCAGTCGTCCCAGCCTTCCTTGCCGAAGCCGGTGCCATACATCGTGTACTGCGACACGTAGGCGTACTTGCCGTCCTTGGTCCAGGCGGCCTCGACCGGGGCGCCCTTGGAGATGCCCGGGTGGCCGTTGATGCCGAACTTCGACAGATCGACCGAGTCGGGCAGCTTCTTCAGCAGCTTGCGGCTCCGGGAGTCGTAGAGCGTCACCGTGTGGCTGTACATCATGTTGTTGGCGATGACCAGGCCACGCTGGCTGGCGTCGACCGACTTCGGGGTGATGCCGCCGGTGAAGCGGTCGATCCGTTGCAGCGTGGTGCCCGACGACGGACCGTCCTGCGCGGGCGGTTTCGGGGCCGACGACGACTCGGAGCCACCGGACGAACTGTCGGGCGAACCGGATCCGTCGGTCCCCGCCGCGGCAGCAGGCGGGTCGGAGCTGAAGGACCGCCATACGGCGATGGTCGACCCGGCGGCCACCACGACCAGCAGCACCACCAGGGCGAGCACCATCCGCCGCCGACGCACGTAGATGTCGTCCTGTCTCCATCGGGCCCCCGCCATGGCAGTGAGCGTACGGGAGGAACGCCCAGATCGATGTGATAACCGAGATCGTCGGCGGGGCGCCGGTGCGGCGGGTCAGCGCCCGGTCACTCCGGCTTCAGCCGCACCATGCCCTCCTGCGCGACGGATGCGATGAGCGTGCCGTCCAGCGCGAAGATCTTGCCCAGGCCGAGACCCCGGCCGCCGGACGCCGACGGGGATTCCTGCTCGTAGAGCACCCACTCGTCGATGCGACCCGGCCGGTGGAACCACATCGCGTGGTCCAGGCTCGCCGCGCGCAGTCGGCGGTTGGCCCAGGCCAGGCCGTGCCCGCGCAGCACCGACTCCAGGAGCGAGTAGTCGGAGGCGTAGGCCAGCACCGCGGCGTGCAGCAACGGGTCGTCGGGGAGGGTGTCGAGCGCCTTCATCCAGACGTGCTGCTGGGCCGCGTGCTGCCGGCCGGGCACCAGGAAGATCGCACCCTCGACCGTGCGCACGTCCATCGCCCGGCGCTTCCAGTGCTCGGCGGCCGGGTGGTCGATGCCGGCGAGCTCCTCGGCGGTGGTGCGCACCCGGTCCGGGTCGGGCACCGAGCTCATGTCGGCCTGGTGGTCCAGGCCATCGGCAGGCTCCTGGAAGGACAGCGTCGCGGAGAGGATCGTGTGGCCGTATTGCATCGCGTAGACGCGCCGGACCGAGAAGGAATTGCCGTCGCGCAGGTTTTCCACCCCGAACTCGATGGGGTGATTGGAGTCGCCCGGCCGGATGAAGTAGCCGTGCAGGGAGTGGATCAGCCGGCTCTCGAGGCCGGCCGACGCGACCGACCGCCCGGCGGCGATGACGGTCTGGGCGAGCACCTGGCCGCCGAACGCCCGCCCGTGCGGGGTGCGCTGGCTCCGGCCGGTGAACAACTGGAGGGTGCGCTCGCTGAGGTCGAGCTCGGGGGC is a genomic window containing:
- a CDS encoding acyl-CoA thioesterase domain-containing protein, whose translation is MTSEEETPAINPVEDLLDVLDLQSVGEARSSSVVTAPADAPELDLSERTLQLFTGRSQRTPHGRAFGGQVLAQTVIAAGRSVASAGLESRLIHSLHGYFIRPGDSNHPIEFGVENLRDGNSFSVRRVYAMQYGHTILSATLSFQEPADGLDHQADMSSVPDPDRVRTTAEELAGIDHPAAEHWKRRAMDVRTVEGAIFLVPGRQHAAQQHVWMKALDTLPDDPLLHAAVLAYASDYSLLESVLRGHGLAWANRRLRAASLDHAMWFHRPGRIDEWVLYEQESPSASGGRGLGLGKIFALDGTLIASVAQEGMVRLKPE